One genomic window of Lepeophtheirus salmonis chromosome 5, UVic_Lsal_1.4, whole genome shotgun sequence includes the following:
- the LOC121118207 gene encoding LOW QUALITY PROTEIN: uncharacterized protein (The sequence of the model RefSeq protein was modified relative to this genomic sequence to represent the inferred CDS: deleted 1 base in 1 codon), giving the protein MEKTKLILVYVFVSFSIILDESLGHGTSSSDQTRKVQKKELEEDGYREARAIWFSLSSSNKKQCNGSVQKIFPGKSLMIKSHEDYGIGDYPPNYQCRWLIIPQGCTSLRVSCKVHTDKKKGQKCDHHSDYLRMIGYKGAFSNYFCGSEKNVHLNLNGRDALLLMFYSHSKFKFTTENSPTKGFSCKVSCRSPYQMESIQSSTVPNRETTTTIVDIPTTTVPTTTATITTKPVATTTVDFTTVTDSFNEETQRNCKCGISGKSTKGRIVCPTNQNCTANAFAHPWQAALVWKRQGKNSEPWCGGSVINDRYILTAAHCVVKKAANRVLVVLGQHDWMNPEENSTSYTVEKIIKHPRFDSRARFDYDYALLRLSRRIIFDKDNHSVPNLYTQVLSPTNEKWCCDRMGCMDPNNPNVQASQLQEVSVDYVDFDHCGSSYGKSSITDTMICAAAPEADACFGDSGGPLAVNYFGRTYLEGVVSWGRSCASPLYPGVYAAVKKVTSWIEENTWDSVYCAGSPRDGHF; this is encoded by the exons ATGGAGAAGACAAAGTTGATACTTGTTTATGTGTTTGTCTCATTTAGTATAATCCTTGATGAATCTCTTGGGCATGGAACCTCTTCCTCGGATCAAACAAGGAAAGTTCAGAAAAAGGAACTAGAAGAAGATGGTTATCGTGAGGCACGAGCTATTTGGTTCTCCCTTAGCTCTTCGAACAAAAAACAGTGCAATGGCtctgttcaaaaaatattccctGGAAAATCGTTAATGATTAAAAGTCATGAGGACTATGGGATAGGTGACTATCCACCCAACTATCAGTGTCGTTGGTTGATCATTCCACAAGGCTGTACTTCTCTAAGGGTCTCTTGTAAGGTTcatacagataaaaaaaaaggacaaaagtGTGATCATCACTCGGATTATCTTAGAATGATTGGCTATAAAGGAGCTTTCAGTAATTACTTTTGTGGGTCCGAAAAAAATGTGCATTTGAATCTAAATGGAAGGGACGCACTTTTACTCATGTTTTACAGtcattccaaatttaaattcacTACTGAAAATAGTCCAACCAAAGGGTTCTCCTGTAAGGTATCATGTCGATCTCCTTATCAAATGGAGTCTATTCAATCATCAACAGTTCCCAATCGAGAAACCACAACAACGATAGTTGATATACCTACAACAACAGTTCCTACTACTACCGCAACAATCACCACAAAACCAGTTGCAACAACCACTGTAGATTTCACAACAGTGACTGACAGCTTTAACGAAGAAACTCAGAGGAACTGTAAATGCGGTATCTCTGGTAAATCAACGAAAGGAAGGATTGTGTGCCCTACAAATCAAAATTGTACAGCAAATGCATTTGCCCATCCTTGGCAGGCTGCATTGGTGTGGAAGAGGCAAGGGAAAAACTCTGAGCCATGGTGTGGTGGCTCTGTTATCAATGACCGCTATATCCTCACAGCAGCACATTGTGTTGTAAAGAAAGCAGCCAATCGAGTCCTTGTTGTTTTGGGACAGCATGATTGGATGAATCCTGAGGAAAATTCAACCTCATATACTGTCGAGAAAATAATCAAGCATCCACGTTTCGACTCACGTGCACGATTCGATTATGACTATGCCTTGCTACGACTAAGCCGGCGCATCATTTTCGATAAGGACAATCATAGTGTCCCCAATTTGTATACCCAAGTCCTTTCACCCACAAATGAAAAATGGTGCTGTGACAGGATGGGGTGT ATGGATCCTAATAACCCCAACGTACAAGCCTCACAGCTCCAAGAAGTCTCCGTTGACTACGTTGATTTTGATCACTGTGGAAGTTCCTATGGAAAGTCTTCTATTACAGACACTATGATTTGTGCAGCAGCCCCTGAGGCAGACGCTTGTTTTGGGGATTCTGGTGGACCTCTTGCTGTGAATTATTTCGGACGAACTTATTTAGAAGGTGTTGTGAGTTGGGGACGAAGCTGCGCCTCTCCTCTGTATCCTGGAGTTTATGCTGCTGTGAAAAAAGTGACGTCTTGGATTGAAGAGAACACGTGGGACTCTGTTTATTGCGCAGGATCGCCTAGAGACGGACATTTTTAG